The genomic window AGCATATATTCAGCATGGTTATACGATGAAGGCGATTGCCGATCATCTGGGCATTCATTACACGACGGTGAGCAAGGTTATTAAGGCCCAGGAAGATAACTGATAATTCAAGACCTGACCCCAGCCTGTTCCCCATGGCGTCCGTTATTCTTTGACGTTGCATGACCGGTATAACCGGCGGGTTGTCGGATTCGACAACGCTCACGCCGTGCGGACAGCAAAAAAAAGTTACG from Deltaproteobacteria bacterium includes these protein-coding regions:
- a CDS encoding helix-turn-helix domain-containing protein is translated as AYIQHGYTMKAIADHLGIHYTTVSKVIKAQEDN